The segment ACGTGCCGCAGGCGGACGCGGCGCTGGTGGAGAAGTACCCGGAGAACTACCACCCGAACGTGTGGCCGGACGCGGACTTCCCGGAGCTGCGCCCCGCCTTCATGACGCTGGGGCAGCGGATGGTGGACGTGGGCGTGCTGGTCGCCGAGCAGTGTGACAGGTACGTGCGCTCGAAGCTGGGAGACCGGCTGTCTCCGGACGCGGTGCTGGCGAAGACGATTCGCGAGTCGCGCGCGTGCAAGGCGCGGCTCTTGTACTACTTCGCCATCAACGAGGACGCGACGCCGCGCACGCGAGACTCGTGGTGTGGCTGGCACAGCGACCACGGCTCGCTGACGGCGCTCTGCCCGGCGATGTACTTCGAGGCGGAGCCTGGCGCGCCGGAGCCCGCGAGGGCGGACATCCCGCTGCCGGACCCGGAGGCGGGGCTGTACGTGCGCACGCGGGGTGGGGCGGAGAAGAAGGTCCTCATCCCGAAGGACTGCCTGGCGTTCCAGATTGGCGAGAGCTCGCAGATTGTGACGGGCGGGCTGCTGCGGGCGACGCCGCACGCGGTGCAGGCGCTGGCGTACCCGGCGAGCCGGAACATCTCGCGCTCCACCTTCGCGGTGTTCATGCAGCCGGACAACGACGCGCACCTGCGGGCGCCGGAGGGGACGGACGCGAAGGAGCAGCGCGTGGGGGCGTTCCAGCCGGGGATGACCTTCGGCGACTTCGCCCGCGCGACGTTCGCGAAGTTCTACAACCCGTACGCGTGAATATCATCCGGGCGCTTGCGTCGAGGCCCGGACCGAGGAGGTTTCATGCGCGCACTGTGGCTGGCCGTGGCGATGTCGTTGGTGTGGGTTCCCGTGACGGCGCAGGCGGCGTCGCTGCGCTGTGGCACGGCGCTGGTGTCGGACGGGGCGTCGAAGTCGGACGTCCTCGCGAAGTGCGGTGAGCCGCTGGCGAAGGAGACCCGCCGCGAGTCCGAAGAGGTGAAGACGCGGGACGGGGATACCTCCACGAAGCACGTGGTGGAGAAGACCATCGACGAGTGGACGTACAACTTCGGGCCCAACCGCCTGGTGCAGGTGGTGGTGTTCGAGAACGGCAAGCTCGTCGACGTGAAGAGCGCGGGGTACGGGCGGTAGCGGGCGCTGCTGCCCGACGCGACTCTTCCAGCCTCATGCAACAGGGTGGCACTCGTGCCCGAGGCCGCGCTCCGGGTCCTTTCCAATCGTGCGGCATTCGCACCCGGAAACAGGGACAGCTCCTAGGATGCGGGCATGCCTTCCCCCCGCCTCAGAGGAGTCCCCGGGCTGCTGCTCGTGGCTGTGCTGGTGGTGAACGTGCCTGGCAGGGCACTCGCCGCCGATGACTTCGACCGCTACTTCTCCTCCGCTGTGAGCCTCTACGAGAACCTCTCGTACGAGCGGGCCCTGGAGCAGCTCAGCCGCGCGAAGCGGTTCGTCACCACCGTGCAGCAGGACGTCTCGGTGGCCATCTACGAAGGGCTCGTCTTCGCGGACCTCCTCAAGCGTGACGAGGCCCTCGCGGCCTTCCACACCGCCCTCTCCCTGGACCCGGAGGCGAAGCTGCCCGCGCACTCCGCTCCCAAGGTGAAGCGCGACTTCGAGACGGTGCGAGCGCGCGTCCACAAGGAGCTGGCGAAGCGAGGGAAGTCGGCTCCCAAAGGCACCGAGACGGCGGAGCGCGGGACGGTCACCCCCACGGACCGGCCCGAGCGCTCACCCCCGCCCCCCAGCGTCACCGAAGTGACTCCCAGGCAGGTCGAGCCCTTCGTGCCCACGCCGGAGACGCGGTCCCGCTCGCGGGTACCGGTGGTGCCGGCGGCCCTGCTGGGCGCGGGCGTGGTGGCCGCGGGCGTGGGGACCGTGTTCGGCCTGTCCTCGCGCAGTGACGCGCGCTCGGCGGAGAAGGAGAAGGTGCAGCTCACGGCGTCGAAGCAGCTGGAGGAGGCGCGAGGCAGCGCCCGCACGGCGAACATCCTGTTCCTCACCGCGGGTGCTGCCGCGACGGGCGCACTGGTGACGTGGTTGCTGTCCTCGCGCGGCGAAGCGCCGGTAACCACGGCGGAGGTGGCACCATGAAGAGCCTGGTGAAGTGGAGCGCCCTGGCTGTGGCAGTGGTGGTGGCATGCACGGTGCCGGAGCTGGGCGACGAGCCCCGTGAGTGTGCCGACGGGGTGGAGCCTCCGTGTCTGGACGGCTACGTCTGCGTCAATGATTACTGCGTGAAGGCCGATGCGGGGACGTCCGATGCCGGTACGCCCCCGCTGTGGCTGGAGTTGCTGCCCGCCCCCGCGTCTCCGAAAGGCGGAGCCGAATTCCGCTACACGGACCCGGTGGAGCCAGAGGCCCGCCATCTGGACAGGCCCGCGACGGTGCGGATCCGCTCGGACCTGGAGGGCCTGGACGCCGGCACGTTGACCGTCCGGGTGCGTGGGACGGATGGGAGGGACGAGCCCTATGCCCAGTTCCATCCCTGCGACGCGGGGCTCTTCTGTCGGGAAGTGGAGGTCCCACTGTGGAGCCGGCCGCTCGCCGCCTTCCGTGGGACGTTCGTCGTCACCGCGTCCATCCTCGACGCCACGGGCGATGCGGGCACGGCGAGCCTCGACATCCCCGTGACGCGCTGGAAATGGTCCTTCGATGGGGATGCGGGCGTGATTCAGACCAGCCCGGCGATTGGCGCCGGAGGCACCGTCTACTTCGGCACGTCCGGCACGGCCAACAACATCGGCAAGGTGTTCTCGCTCTCTCCGGAGGGCACGGTGCGCTGGTCGCGGGCGGTGGGGCAGGTGACGACCGGTCCGGCCGTGGGCGCCTTCGCCAATGGAGGCGAGCGCGTCTACGTGGGCGTGGACGCCATAAGGGTTCATGGCGCGTACACGAAGGTCCTGATGGCCCTGCCTGGCGACGGAGGAACGCCCAGCTATGGCTGTCCTCGCGATGTGGGTGATTCCTATGCCACGCCCCTGGCCCTCACCACCACCCAGATGTCCACCGACACGACGGCCCTGGAGACGGTGGTCACCCAGGTGGAGTTGCCCAACGCCAGCGGCAAGAACGCGGCCTCGCTGGTGTCCTTCCGACCCGATGACCCGGGGGCGAACCGGTGCCTCTCGCTTCCGTCGACTGCGGACAGCCCTCCGGTATTCGGAGGCATGGTGGTCCATGGAACCAACGTCTACGCCACCGGAGAGCCTGGCATCCTCGGGTTCCGCTTCGCATCCAATGCGTGGCAGTCGATATCGGCCACCCGCTCCAGCAGGGACTGGGAGATGTCGGGTCTTGCGCTGTCCGGGAATGGGGCCCAGGTGGTCAGTGTGGGCGCCAGCTTCGACGCGGGCCAGAGCGCCCTGGTCAGCTCTCTGGCCACCGATGGAGCTACCAGCACGGAGTTCCTGCCGGCCCGGAGCGGGCCTCCCATTCGTGACCTCGTGCTGGGAGGCACCGCGGGAAGCGAAATCGTCTACTTCGGCCATGACGTGGCGGGGGGCGCGCTGACAGCGGTGCGGCTGGCGGACATGACGAAGCTCACGGACGCGCCGGATGCGAGCGTCATCCCGAATGCCCCGGTGCTGGGTGCCTCCGGAATGCTCTACACCGCCAGCGGGCCGCAGGCGCGCGGCGCGGAGGTGGTTGCGTGGAAGGCCTCTTCGCTGGAGCGCCTGTGGAAGAGCGATTCGGTGGCACCGGTCGCCGGCTGGCAGTCCTCCAGAGAGGTCTACTCCTCGCCCTCTCCCGCGCTCGACTGTGCGCGGACGGATGGCGGCGTCGCTCGAGCCGAGCAGCTCGGCACGCTGTACGTCCCGGGGAACAATGGCGTCCTGTATGCCGTCATCGTGGACTCCCGAGGACTGGACACGGACGCCCCCTGGCCCCGGTTCCAGCATGACGCGCGCAACACCGGCAACACGGCCACTCCGCTGACGTGCCCCTGAGCCGCGGCGCGTGACTCACGGAAGTGGCTCAGGCCCGGGGCTCGCCGTAGCGCCCCGGGCCTGTCACGTCAGGCTTTGCGCATCGTGGCGGAGCGCAGGAGTCTGAGCACCAGCAGCAACACCACCGCGCCAATGAAGGCCACGAAGATGGTGCCGGGCAGCCCTCCGAAGGGCGTCCCCGTGCCGAGCGCCCGGAGGATGAAGCCTCCGATGAACGCGCCCACCACGCCCACCACGATGTCGCCGATGACGCCGTAGCCGCCGCCCACCACGGCCGAGGCGAGCCAGCCCGCGATGAGGCCGATGACCGCCCACAACAGAATCGTCTCCAGACCCATGTCATCCCTCCAGCAGGTTCGTTGGAGGGAACATGGGCATGGTGCCCCGCCTGCGCACGCCCTCCTTGCTGCTGGGCATGCGAGCAGGCTCGGGGAACGGTGTCCTACCTCGATGCCGCTGGGCCGGCGCCGTGCGCTCAGGGGCGCGCGCCGAGCTTCTCCAGCATCCGCACTGCGTTGGTGTTCTTCGGGTCCAGCTCGAGCGACTTCTTGTAGTTGAGGATGGCCTCCGGGTTCTTGCCGGCCTTGAGGTACGCCTCGCCCAGGCTGTCATACGCGTTCGCGTCCGCCGGGTAGTGCTTGACGTTCGCCTCGAACACCTTCAACGCATCGGGGACCTTGCCCGCCCAGAGCAGGCTGTAGCCGACCTGGTTGAGGATGCCAGGCGACAGTCCCTCGGCGGGGCCGGCCTTGTGCCGCGCCTCGTACCAGGTGAGGACGGCATCCGCGCCCTTGAGCCGCGCGAGCAGGTCCGCCGTCATCACCAGCGGCTCCTGGAGCTGCTCCTTGAAGGGCTTCCAGCCGTACTCCGCCGTGATGCTGGCGCCCACACGCTCGATGAGCAGGTCCCCGTTTTCGGAGTTGGCCATCAGCGCCATGCCGCTGCCCGAGTCGGCGAACGCCACCAGCAGGGCCCGGAAGCCCTCGTTCGAGCCGCCATGGCCGAACCGGTCCGTGCCGTCCCACACCTGGAAGCCGATGCCGAAGGTCTCGGACTGCTTCGTGAGCATCTGCTTCGCCATGGCCTGGGACACCACGCGCTTCGACGTCCCCGCCTTCGCCTTGGACACCTCGATGGCGATGCGCGCCAGGTCGGAAGGCGTCGTCCACAGGCCGGCGGCCGCCATCTCCGGGTAGACGTGCCAGCGGCCCCCGACGCTCGTCCTGTCGCCGCGCGTGGCCGTGGCCGTCATCGCCGCGAGCGCCGGAGGCAGCGGCTGCTCGTACGAGCTGTGCTTCAGCCCGAGCGGCGCCAGCACCGTCTCCTTCATGATTTGCGGAAACGGCTTCTTCAGCTGGTCCATCATCATCAGCTGGACCACCGTGGTGCCGCCGCCGCTGTAGCGCGTCTTCGTCCCGGGCACGAGGTCCACGCGCACCGGCCCGGTGTTCGCGGGCTTCGCGCCGTCGAGAATCTGCTGCACGGTGGGCCGCGGCGCGTCGACGGGGTAGCCCGGGAAGCCAGACACCGTCAGGCCCGCGCTGTGGCTGAGCAGCCGGCGCAGCGTCACCTTCTGCTCCTTCGTGAAGTCGTTCTCGGGGACCTTCCACGACACCAGCTTGTCGTTGATGTCCGCGTCGAGCGACCACTTCCCCTGCTCCGCGTAGCGCATCGCCGCCAGGGCCGTCACCGGCTTGCTGATGGAGGCGGACTGGAACAGCGTGTCGATGGTGACGGGCTCGGTGCCTCCGGCCTGCTTCACGCCGTACGTCTTGGCCCAGACGAGGGCGTGCTTCTCGAACACGGCCACGCTCAGTCCTGGGACGCCGTACAGCTCCATCCATTGCTGGACGGACAGGTGCCGGGGCTCCTCACCCGGGAGGGTGGCGGGCGCGAGGCCCGCTTCCACGCGGGCCACGCGCGCCGCTTCGGACGGACGGACCAGCCACTCGGTGGTGGGCTTGCGCGTGTCGGCGGCGGTGAGGAAGGCGACGGCCGCGCAGCTCGCGACGGCAACGCCTGCGAGGCGGGGAAGGGTTCGACGCATTTCGGGCTCCAGGGAAAGAGGGCATTACGGCTCATGGACGGCGTGATTGCCAACACCAGGAAAGCGGCTTTCGCTGACTTGTCTGAAAGGTCGTGCTAGTTCGCGCCTCCACCGCATTGCTCGGAGGTCACCTCATGAAGCAGCACTCCCGAAGCCTGGCCCTGGCCGTCGTGAGCGCCGTCTCGGCGTTTGCGTCCGGCTGTGGCCCCGACACCGCGCCCGTGGACGAGGCCGGGTCCCCCGCCGGCTCCGTCAGCGGCGCGCTCGCGTGCAGCACGCGCATCACCTACGGCGACCGGTGGATTCGCCCCTCGGGGCACCCGACGCAGTACGACGTCGCGGCGGACCTGGTGACGTGGGACGGCACCTGCATCAACGAGGGCACCAACTCCTACGCGGTGCTCTCCAACGGCTGGCGGCCGTACTTCACCGGAAACAACGCGTGTGTCATCGCGCTCGACACGGACTGCCCCGGGGCCACCGCGTGCGCGACGCGCATCACCTACGGCGCGGCGTGGCTGCACCCGGCGAGCCACCCGGCGCAGTACGACGATGCCGGCGGGGGCGTGTACTGGGACAGGGCGTGCACGAATGCGTCCCCCAACTCGTACACGGTGCTGTCGAACGGGTGGGCGCCGTACTTCAGCGGCTCGAATGCGTGTGCCATGTCGTTCCGGTACACGGGCTGCGGCGGGCTGTACATCAACCCGGTGGTCCCCGTGGACTGCGCGGACCCGGGCGTCATCCATGACGGGACGCGGTACGTCGCCGCCTGCACGTCCGGTGGCGCGGCCAGCGCGTTCCCGCTGCGCACGTCGACGGACCTGGTGAACTGGACGGGCGCGGGCTTCATCTTCCCGTCCGGGACGCGGCCCGGGTGGGCGACGGGCGACTTCTGGGCGCCGGAAATCCACAAGGTGGGCACGCGCTTCATCGCGTACTACACCGCGCGCCACTCGAGCGGGCGGCTGGCCATTGGCGCGGCCACGTCGGCCAGCGCGCTCGGGCCCTTCACGGACCTGGGCCGGCCGCTCGTGCTCGATGCGGGCATGGGGATGATTGACGCGACGTTCTTCCGGGACACCGCCGGCACGCCGTTCCTCGTGTGGAAGGCGGACGGCAACGCGGTAGGCCAGCCCACGCCCATCTACGGCCAGCAACTGTCGGCGGACGGACTGGCGCTGGTGGGCACGCGCCGCACGCTCATCACCAACAACCTGGGCTGGGAGGGCGGCGTCGTGGAGGCGCCGTGGGTCGTCGCGCGCGGCGGCTACTACTACCTCTTCTATAGCGGCAACGCGTACTACAACAGCACGTACGCGGTGGGCGTGGCCCGCGCCACCAGCCCGCTGGGCCCGTACACGAAGCTCGGCGCGCCCATCCTCACGACGGGTGGCGGCTGGGTGGGGCCGGGGCACAACTCCGTCGTCACCGGGCCTCGTGGCGAGACGTTCATGGTCTACCACGCGTGGAACAGCGCCCACACGGCGCGGGTGATGCTCGTGGACGCCATCACCTGGCCCAACGGCTGGCCCGCGGTGCCCGAGGGCCCGTCGGCGGGCTCTCGGCCCCTGCCGTAGCGGGGCAGGCAGGCGAGGCTCCTCCAGGAGCGCGGGTGGGACGGGGCGCACTTCGCGCCCGTCCCCTCGCCGTGGAGCCGTACTGGAGGCCCTGTCGCCTGGCGGAGCCGGGCATGGCAGAATCGCGTGCGTCTGAGGGCCGGCAGGTCTGTATTCGATTGGGGTGACCCATGGCCATGTCCCGCCGCAAGCTGCGCCGTACCCTGTCCCGTCTGCTGCTCCTTGCTCCTGTCGCCGCTGCGGGGCCCGGCTGCGGCTGGTCCTCGACTTCGGGCTGTGAGGAGAAAGGGGGCATCTCGCATTCGAACATCCCCATCTCCGTCCTGCGACTGAGCGATGGCGGCACGCCCCCAGAGGGCGCCTCTTGCGAGGAGCTGTGCGCGCTGGCGGGTGGGCTCCCCGGTCCGTGTGAGCTCAAGCCCGAGGTCGGCTGGGTGATGTGCCCGGTCCCGAACCTCTGCGAGGGCCGGCGGCCGGAAGGGCTGTGCACGGACGGGGCGGTGGCGGGGCGGGTGCCGCCGCTCGGCGTCCTCTTCGCGAAGATGGCGCACCTGGAGGCCGCGTCGGTGCCCGCCTTCGAGCGACTGGCGGACGAGCTGGCCGCGCACGGTGCGCCCGAGCGGCTGGTGCGGGCGGCGCGGCGCTCAGCGGCGGAGGAGGTGCGCCACGCGCGGGCCATGGAGTCGCTGGCGGTGCGCCACGGCGCGGCGATGCCGGAGATGACGGTGGCGCCGTTCCGCGACCGGTCGCTGGAGGCGCTCGCGCTGGAGAACGCGGTGGAGGGCTGCGTGCGCGAGACGTTCGGCGCACTACTGGCCGCGTGGCAGGCGCGGTGCGCGGAGGATGCGGGGGTGCGCGAGTCCCTGGCGACCATCGCGCCGGACGAGCTGCGCCACGCGGAGCTGTCGTACGCCATCGACGCGTGGGCGATGAGCCGGCTGTCGCCCGAGGCGCGGGCTCGCGTGGAGGCGGCGCGGCGGGAGGCGTGGCTCGCGCTGGAGCGTGACTCCGCGGCGAGCACGCTGCCGGAGGAGGTGGCGCGTCAGGCAGGGCTGCCCTCGTCCGAGGTGGCGCAGCGGCTCGTGCGCGAGCTGGCGCGCTCCATGGCGGCCCGTACGCCCGCGCTGGCGTGAGCGCCGGCCCGCTCCGGAATGAACGCTCCTTCCAGGCGTGAGCGCCGGCCCGCTTCGGAATGAACGCTCCTTCCAGGCGTGAGCGCCGGCCCGCTCCGGAATGAACGCTCCTTCCAGGCGTGAGCGCCGGCCCGCTCCGGAATGAACGCTCCTTCCAGGCGTGAGCGCCCGGTCCGCGCTGGAATGAACGTTCCTTCCGGGCCTGAGCGCCGGCCCGCTCCGGAATGAACGCTCCTTCCAGGCGTGAGCGCCCGGTCCGCGCTGGAATGAACGTTCCTTCCGGGCCTGAGCGCCGGCCCGCTCCGGAATGAACGCTCCTTTCAGGCGTGAGCGCCCGGTCCACGCTGGAATGAACGTTCCTTCCGGGCCTGAGCGCCCGGTCCACGCTGGAGTGGACGTTCCTTCCGGGCGTGGCGCGGCCCGGTCCGGGGGAGCTCGTGCACGGGCCGCGCGCCGCTCGTGCTTGAGGATGGAACGCACCGCGTTCCGGGCGGACGCAGGGGAAGCGGCCTCCGGCGGCTGCGCGCGTCACGCCCCGAGTGACGCGCGGCACCCGCGCTCGCGGCATATGCGTTGCACACCGGGATGGAAGCGCCTTTCCCCCGGAGGTCTCACTTGCTTCGTCGCGCCCTCGTTCCCGGTGGTCTTCTCGTCGCCCTGACGCTGTCCACCTCGGGGGCAGCGCAGTCCGCCACGCCGCCGAGCGGGCGTCAGTTCACGCCGCCCTGGTACAACGTCAGCCCCGAGCCCCAGCCCGACTTCGTGTACCAGCAGTCCGGAGCCATCGGCTTCGACCCGTTCGTCAACGACTTCGCGTGGAACACCTTCATCGCGCTGAACTGGCCGGCGAGTGGCCGCTTCCGCGGTGTGCCGGACCGCTCGAACATCATCGGCGGTGTTGCCGGCAGGGGAGGCGAGGGTGGCGGAGCGGGCATGCCCAACGGCCCCACCGTCTGGGAGACGTACAAGGACACCGACGACATCTACCTCAACCCGCCCACGCGGCCGGCGCCGTTCAACGCCCCGGAGACCATTCCTCCAGCCTGCCAGAACGTGGCGAAGGCGGACCCGCAGGCGGCGAAGCGCACGCTGGTGATGGTGTCGAAGACGTCGGATGTGCTGAGTGATGTCCGCCAGGCCTTCACGCACGCGCCGCTCATCGACCTGAACGGCGAGCTGGTCTGGTACGAGGTGAAGGTCAACGAGACGTACTTCGACTTCGTGGTGGGCAACGGCTACTACGACAGCCGCAAGCAGCCGAAGACGGGCATCAACTTCCCGGCGGGCGCCAACGACGCGAGGGGCCTGGGCGCCATCCGGGTGAAGGCGGCGTGGAAGGTGCTGGGCGACGCGAAGAGCAAGTTCCCGGATGACCCGAAGCGCTTCTACGCGGTGGATGCGCTGGTCTTCGACAAGACCACCGGCAAGTGCACGAAGCGGCAGATGGGGCTGGTGGGGCTGCACATCGTGCAGAAGACGCAGACCTTCCCGCGCTACGTCTGGGCCACGTTCGAGCACGTGGACAACGCGCCCACGCAGGACGAGGTGAGCAACGGGAGCGCGGCGAAGAAGAAGTGGAATTTCTACAACCCGGCCAGCAACGCGGTGCCCAACCAGCCGCCGAAGGAGGGCCAGTGGACGACGCCGGTGCAGGTGGTGCGAGAGGTCCCCATCACCGGCAACCCCGCCAGCGCGAACACCCTGTTCCGGCCGGTGCTGGCGGCGCTGCGCGCGGACAACGTGTGGCAGAACTACCAGCTGGTGGCGGCGCAGTGGGGCGGGCCGAACATGAGTGACGCGCCGACGCAGCCGAAGTTCCTCGCGAACACGACGATGGAGACCTATCTCCAGCCGCCCGTGGAGGACCCTGGCAGCCCGCACGGCTGCATCAACTGCCACAACACGTACGCGACGAGCACGGACGGAGACTTCCAGCTCACCAAGGCCGCGCCGCAGGCAAAGCAGCGCGCGAAGGCCATCGTGCAGCAGTCGATGCGGCTGGAGGCGGCGAAGAAGTAGCGACGCCTCCCGAGCGAAGCCCTGGCCCCGCTCGGCCAGGGCCTGCTCCAGTATGCGCAGCGCCTTGGGCCCCACGCCCGGCGCCCAGGCAATCCCTGAAATCCAAACATAGAAGGACTCGCGTCGAGCCGGGTCTTGGTTTCTTGGATGTCGACAAGATGATTCGCTGAGACATCCGAGTGTCCTCGGGGCGAGGAGGCGCGAATCCGGTCGCATAAACAGATGCGATTGTTAATACGCGCGCTGACTTTCCGCTGAGGCTCCCGCGCCCCGGCTCCGGCCGCAAGCCGCCCTGCCTCGAGGCTCCGCTGAAGCGCTCGTACTCCCTGGTCTTCCCCACGTCCGCCCTGTATTGGTTCTTCGCGGGGCTCGTCCTCATCTACGTGGTGGTGGCAACACTCCTCGCCCCCACCTCGGTGCACCTGCTGCCGCGGGGTATCATCGAGAGCCTGCTCCGGAGCAACCTGGGCTTCTTCATCCTCCTGTTCGGGATTCCCTGCGGCATCTACATCATCGGCTGGTGGGCCGGCGACCTCTTCGCCTGGATGCGCGCTCCGGGTCTGCTGGAGCTGAGCGACGAAGGACTGCGCGTCGGCACCACCCGGCTCGCATGGCGGAACGTGAAGTCCATCGTCGAGAATCACCACTACGACCGGCTCATCCTGCGTCACCGAGGCGGGACGTATTGGCTGCGGCTGGCCCTGTGGAGCGACGCGGAGCACCTGCGCCACGAAGTG is part of the Pyxidicoccus xibeiensis genome and harbors:
- a CDS encoding DUF2845 domain-containing protein, which codes for MRALWLAVAMSLVWVPVTAQAASLRCGTALVSDGASKSDVLAKCGEPLAKETRRESEEVKTRDGDTSTKHVVEKTIDEWTYNFGPNRLVQVVVFENGKLVDVKSAGYGR
- a CDS encoding ferritin-like domain-containing protein gives rise to the protein MAMSRRKLRRTLSRLLLLAPVAAAGPGCGWSSTSGCEEKGGISHSNIPISVLRLSDGGTPPEGASCEELCALAGGLPGPCELKPEVGWVMCPVPNLCEGRRPEGLCTDGAVAGRVPPLGVLFAKMAHLEAASVPAFERLADELAAHGAPERLVRAARRSAAEEVRHARAMESLAVRHGAAMPEMTVAPFRDRSLEALALENAVEGCVRETFGALLAAWQARCAEDAGVRESLATIAPDELRHAELSYAIDAWAMSRLSPEARARVEAARREAWLALERDSAASTLPEEVARQAGLPSSEVAQRLVRELARSMAARTPALA
- a CDS encoding GlsB/YeaQ/YmgE family stress response membrane protein, whose amino-acid sequence is MGLETILLWAVIGLIAGWLASAVVGGGYGVIGDIVVGVVGAFIGGFILRALGTGTPFGGLPGTIFVAFIGAVVLLLVLRLLRSATMRKA
- a CDS encoding glycoside hydrolase family 43 protein, which produces MKQHSRSLALAVVSAVSAFASGCGPDTAPVDEAGSPAGSVSGALACSTRITYGDRWIRPSGHPTQYDVAADLVTWDGTCINEGTNSYAVLSNGWRPYFTGNNACVIALDTDCPGATACATRITYGAAWLHPASHPAQYDDAGGGVYWDRACTNASPNSYTVLSNGWAPYFSGSNACAMSFRYTGCGGLYINPVVPVDCADPGVIHDGTRYVAACTSGGAASAFPLRTSTDLVNWTGAGFIFPSGTRPGWATGDFWAPEIHKVGTRFIAYYTARHSSGRLAIGAATSASALGPFTDLGRPLVLDAGMGMIDATFFRDTAGTPFLVWKADGNAVGQPTPIYGQQLSADGLALVGTRRTLITNNLGWEGGVVEAPWVVARGGYYYLFYSGNAYYNSTYAVGVARATSPLGPYTKLGAPILTTGGGWVGPGHNSVVTGPRGETFMVYHAWNSAHTARVMLVDAITWPNGWPAVPEGPSAGSRPLP
- a CDS encoding PQQ-binding-like beta-propeller repeat protein gives rise to the protein MKSLVKWSALAVAVVVACTVPELGDEPRECADGVEPPCLDGYVCVNDYCVKADAGTSDAGTPPLWLELLPAPASPKGGAEFRYTDPVEPEARHLDRPATVRIRSDLEGLDAGTLTVRVRGTDGRDEPYAQFHPCDAGLFCREVEVPLWSRPLAAFRGTFVVTASILDATGDAGTASLDIPVTRWKWSFDGDAGVIQTSPAIGAGGTVYFGTSGTANNIGKVFSLSPEGTVRWSRAVGQVTTGPAVGAFANGGERVYVGVDAIRVHGAYTKVLMALPGDGGTPSYGCPRDVGDSYATPLALTTTQMSTDTTALETVVTQVELPNASGKNAASLVSFRPDDPGANRCLSLPSTADSPPVFGGMVVHGTNVYATGEPGILGFRFASNAWQSISATRSSRDWEMSGLALSGNGAQVVSVGASFDAGQSALVSSLATDGATSTEFLPARSGPPIRDLVLGGTAGSEIVYFGHDVAGGALTAVRLADMTKLTDAPDASVIPNAPVLGASGMLYTASGPQARGAEVVAWKASSLERLWKSDSVAPVAGWQSSREVYSSPSPALDCARTDGGVARAEQLGTLYVPGNNGVLYAVIVDSRGLDTDAPWPRFQHDARNTGNTATPLTCP
- a CDS encoding 2-oxoglutarate and iron-dependent oxygenase domain-containing protein → MSSSDAVETKDGVVFLDYAKLAAGADLTAAIERAYGHDGIGLLVVRGIPGLVELRNGLLPLGFRFAALPNEVKDRYVHKRSSYSFGWSHGKELLKPGQFDEFKGSYYNNPQYDVPQADAALVEKYPENYHPNVWPDADFPELRPAFMTLGQRMVDVGVLVAEQCDRYVRSKLGDRLSPDAVLAKTIRESRACKARLLYYFAINEDATPRTRDSWCGWHSDHGSLTALCPAMYFEAEPGAPEPARADIPLPDPEAGLYVRTRGGAEKKVLIPKDCLAFQIGESSQIVTGGLLRATPHAVQALAYPASRNISRSTFAVFMQPDNDAHLRAPEGTDAKEQRVGAFQPGMTFGDFARATFAKFYNPYA
- a CDS encoding beta-lactamase family protein; the protein is MRRTLPRLAGVAVASCAAVAFLTAADTRKPTTEWLVRPSEAARVARVEAGLAPATLPGEEPRHLSVQQWMELYGVPGLSVAVFEKHALVWAKTYGVKQAGGTEPVTIDTLFQSASISKPVTALAAMRYAEQGKWSLDADINDKLVSWKVPENDFTKEQKVTLRRLLSHSAGLTVSGFPGYPVDAPRPTVQQILDGAKPANTGPVRVDLVPGTKTRYSGGGTTVVQLMMMDQLKKPFPQIMKETVLAPLGLKHSSYEQPLPPALAAMTATATRGDRTSVGGRWHVYPEMAAAGLWTTPSDLARIAIEVSKAKAGTSKRVVSQAMAKQMLTKQSETFGIGFQVWDGTDRFGHGGSNEGFRALLVAFADSGSGMALMANSENGDLLIERVGASITAEYGWKPFKEQLQEPLVMTADLLARLKGADAVLTWYEARHKAGPAEGLSPGILNQVGYSLLWAGKVPDALKVFEANVKHYPADANAYDSLGEAYLKAGKNPEAILNYKKSLELDPKNTNAVRMLEKLGARP